The DNA window TAACTTTGATAGTGCtgattttgttgttttcttgcATGAGTTTGATGGTTTTTGACATTATTCGACAGGCAGCCGAGGCCATTGGTGCAATTGGTTTAAAGAGTAATGTTGATTTGTTGAGGAAGAGTTTAGTCTTAGATCCAGCTCAAGAAGTTCGAGAAACATGTGAATTGGCCCTCCAACGAATTGAGCAGTTGAAGGATGATGGTGAGAAATTCACTGTTGAAAAGTCACCTTTTCTGTCAGTTGATCCAGCTGCAGCAGCTACTTCATGCTCTTCAGTACATCAGCTTAGGTTTGTCTCGTTTTAGATACTCTAACATGGTACGAATTTGCTATGTTTTTAACTTGTATATCCTGATTGATTCATAGGGATGTTCTTCTGGATGAAGAAAAAGGCATGTATGAGCGGTATGCAGCTCTTTTTGCACTTAGAAATAATGGTGGAGATGAAGCTGTAGCCGCTGTAATTGATTCTTTGGGTTCAAAGAGTGCCCTTCTACGACATGAGGTTGGTTCAATTAGTCTTATTCTTCATACTTATTAGAAATATCTACATTTTCTTCTTGGTTATAGGAAAGGCTCATGTTTGGGGTTCCATGCTTTAATCCTTTGGCTACATATTTCGCTAAAAATTCAGGTGGCATATGTGTTGGGCCAACTGCAAAACAAAGCTGCTTCAGATGCTCTTTCAGACATACTTAAGGATGTCAATGAACACCCAATGGTTAGACATGAAGCTGCTGAAGCACTTGGTTCCATCGCCGGTATTATGTTATACCTGCTCTACTTCTTGCTTTTTACATCTATAGTTCTGAATACGATTTATTTAACTTACATGCTTAATTGAATGAAATTTAAGATGCTCGAAGTGTGTCACTTCTCGAGGAATTCGCCAAGGATTCTGAGCCAATCGTTTCACAGAGTTGTGAAGTTGCTCTATGTATGCTGGAATATGAACGATCAGGGAAGCCATTCGAGGTAAGCATACAACTGTTTTGAGCTTAGAATCTATCATGCATCTATATCATACATAGCCCTTTTGTTAAATGATGACTAAGACCAGTATTTTACACAGTTTTTCTTCACGCAAACTCCTCTACTGCAATAACAGTTGTTCAACACTTTTGCTTTGTTTGAAGACACTCTTGTCATCTCCTAGCAAGAGGAGATTTATTCTTAAACTGTATTTATACCAATTTATGGCTCAAATGTAACTCGAGGAAAGAGAGTTCTCTTTCTTTTCGAATCGTTTTAGCTAGTTTGGATGAACATGTTTTGGTAATACATACTACAGATATTGAATATGTATAACACATCACGAGCATGTCTTCTCGCGAAGAGTTTTAACAGTTGAATTGTCTATTCTTAATAAGGCTTTCTTGTTAGTTTACGTTAAATTATATTCGTTCATCAAGATCATTTCGATCCAATTTATTTGAGTGAATCGGATAAGGGATTAAAttaatcttttaattatttatttatttttttttatttcatatgaaaaataaatacttgTTCAAGCTTAAGTAGGTTGAAATCATAGTGCAAGcaagaaaaaaatttagatAAATTTAGATTGGCTAGAAATTAAGCTTGAACAAATTAAGCTTAATAAAtttagataaatgaaatatggAAGTTTCTTAATAAAGATTACATAAATTTGAATGATGATGGTGATGACAATGATGACTATTAATAGGACTTTCATTGAAATGTGTTTAAACCTTGGCACACATTTACTCTCATTAGTTATTCAACCTATTCCTCTTCCCAATAGgaatcaaaatttcaattatatgtattttacatgttagatttttaaaaaattaaatatccatGTGATATATGATGTcattttagtatatttaaaaAGTTAGTCGGCACTCTCATGTATGTCAAGTTGAACCTGACTATAAGCGGACTAGGTCTGTACTAAGATCCCACTCTAAAATACTTCATTGCATATACTATAATATAGTAGTAGATATGGAAGAGATTTTGAGAACAAAACCTTATGTATCCATACATTCTtacattttcttttttcatatCAATGTGATAATGCCTTCTCCAagtatatgtataatatattaGTAACTTGTCAATGTTATTTCTTGATAAAAGTTACTAGAAAATTCTATTACTAATTCAACCACCTAAAAATTCGTCAAGTTTCAGAACATTTAGGCCCTGTTTGGTATAGCTTTTATTTATAGCTTCGGGAAAAAGTCTTTTAACACTCTTAAAAGTGCttgattttttaattctaaaagctAAAAGCAGCTTAACCAAACAAGGTCTTAATGTCCTGAAAAACTCTGTAACCGGGAGAGTCTTGAGTACAATCCCTTGGATTCTAATAAGCTTGAATGTGAACCCATTTCAACAATCTCACCTTTGTCCATAACAACAATAGTATCTGAGTTTTTGATGGTGGAAAGCCTATGAGCAACTGTGATTTGTGTAATACATGACATTCGATCGCCATTTAGATTCATCGATTCCAAAGCATTGACAATGCTTTTCTCAGACTCAGCATCAAGAGCACTTGTTGCTTCGTCGAGCAGCATGATTGAAGGTCGCTTCAGCAGAGTTCTAGCAATGGCGACTCTTTGCTTTTGGCCACCCGAAAGTTGACACCCTTTTTCCCCAACAACAGTGTCATATCCATTGGGTAAAGTGCTTACAAATTCATGTATGTTTGCTTGCCTTGATGCTTCCACAATCTCAGTTTCTGTAGCCTCATTTGTCCCATAACAAATATTGGATCGAATCGAAGAACTAAACAGTAAAGGCTCTTGTTGCACCAATCCAATTTGTGTCCTCAACCATCTCAGGTTATATTCCTTTATTTCTTTCCCATCAATGAGTATATTCCCTTCTATAGAATCATAAAATCTAAGCAAAAGTGCCAAAATGGAAGACTTTCCAGCCCCACTTGGACCAACAAGAGCAACTTTGGAGCCTGCTTCAATTTCCAAACTAAAGTTGTTAAGGACAGTAACTTCAGGCCTCAATGGATAGTTGAACTTAACATGTTGAAACTCGATTTGCCCTTTGATCAAATCGCGATTTGAAGGCTCTGGTGTGTTTGGATTGATTTCTGTTTTTCGGTCAAGTGTCTGATATGCAGGAGTTAGTACACTTATAGCAGAGATAACAGTAGGAATAAGTGTCCATAATTCTGTGATTGAAGGAACTGTGAGTGAGAATATCTGATAAGATCTTATACCATCTTCGAATTTCGCTTGTCTTCTATCAATCAAAACTGTTGTGTACCAAAGAGCAACAGCATGTGCAATGTTCCATAAGCAAAGTGAAAATCCTTGAATTAAACCATACTTAATACTTTGTTTTCTGCTCTTCTTTATGGGATTTTCCAATGACATTTTGGCTTTGCTTAGTATATTCTCTTCATAACAAAAAGAGGCAACAGTTCTTATGTTGGTTGAAGACTCAACAGCAAGAGCAACAAGTTCAGAATACGAAGAAGCTAAGTCACCCGAAAATCCTTTAGCAGACTTGGCTTGAATTAGTCCACCAATGAAGTGACAAGGCATAACTGCCCAAGCTACCAACCCCATTCTCCAATTAACATACATACTTACAATTGTTGCTATCAATATTGAAGAGATGCATTGTACAATAACAGACATTCGATCTGCAATGATAGTTTTCACCATGGTTGTGTCACTAATAACCCGAGATGTGAGTGAACCAACACTGTTCTCAGGCTTCTCAAACCATGCCACTTCATTGTTGAGTACTCCTGTGAAATTTGAAGGTTTGACATGTTAGATTAAGTTGATGGAAGGTGAAATATGAGCTTGATATGGCTTCAAGTTTAGGATATACCCGAAAACAAAGCTCGTCTTAAATTCGCCATGGCTTTCTCTCCAACTATTCCAAAGAAGTAATGTTGCAAAGTATGAGAGAATAAAGAAAGCAAccctataacaaaaaataacaatgaATACAAGCCAACTTTTCTCCTTGCATCATTATGGTAGTATGCTACTCCTATAGTGATAATGTAGTATCCGAAAACAGGCTTTGAAATGCCAGAAAAAGCAGCTGCAACAGAACCGAGACCAATCTTTGTGAGCTCTCTTTTTCTCAATCCAAACCAAATTCTTAAGAATATTGTTCTTTTCCTTCCTCTTTCACTCTCTTCTTGCTTGGAATTTTCCAAGACAGGATGTACAGATTCTGTTACTGTCTTATTTTCTTCGATGTCATTTTGAAATGACATATGGTTTTGACAACTTTCATCCTCTTCACAAGAATTTTCACTTCTGTCAATTAACAATAGAACAAGATTAGATACTTCAATTCTACTTTATATAGAAACTTTTAAGCATGGAATCATTACTTTGATTCGAGAATCGGATTAAGGTTCTGCATGTTGAACAAGTTGT is part of the Cannabis sativa cultivar Pink pepper isolate KNU-18-1 chromosome 5, ASM2916894v1, whole genome shotgun sequence genome and encodes:
- the LOC115716808 gene encoding deoxyhypusine hydroxylase; this translates as MEKFLCDQLLDPTQPISDRFRALFSLRNLKGSRPRNALILATRDSSNLLAHEAAFALGQMQDAEAVPALIEALNDLSLHPIVRHEAAEAIGAIGLKSNVDLLRKSLVLDPAQEVRETCELALQRIEQLKDDGEKFTVEKSPFLSVDPAAAATSCSSVHQLRDVLLDEEKGMYERYAALFALRNNGGDEAVAAVIDSLGSKSALLRHEVAYVLGQLQNKAASDALSDILKDVNEHPMVRHEAAEALGSIADARSVSLLEEFAKDSEPIVSQSCEVALCMLEYERSGKPFEFFFTQTPLLQ
- the LOC115716539 gene encoding ABC transporter B family member 19-like, translating into MSSTSSVDEKKKEVVIISSSERSLRFDKLLRYGDGLDWSLMVLGSLGSIVHGMAQPIGYLLLGKALNAFGDNIDDIPAMVNALYKVVPYVWYMAIATFPAGILEIGCWMYASERQVGRIRLAYLKSVLNQEIGAFDTDLTTAKIINGISNHINIIQDAIGEKLGHFLSCVATFLCGILIAGICCWEVAILSLLVVPMILAIGATYTNKMNTISIAKIIFQSQATSLVEQTISQIKTVYAFVGENSAIKSFSERLEQQVMVSKGEALIKGVGTGLFQTVSFCSWALIIWIGAVLVTQNKAKGGDIIAAVMSILFGAISITYAAPDMQIFNQAKVAGYEVFQVIQRKPTISSDSSQGKTLGKVCGNIEICDVFFSYPSRPEKQILEGFSLSIPAGKTVALVGSSGCGKSTIISLVARFYDPSKGKILIDDHNIKDLDLKFLRSNIGIVSQEPSLFTGTIKDNIKVGDMDANDQQIQIAAEMANAHSYISQLPNQYSTQVGQRGVQLSGGQKQRVAIARAILKNPPILLLDEATSALDTESEKLVQDAVEKAMQGRTVILIAHRLSTIVNADMIAVVENGHVTEIGTHRGLLDRSEFYNNLFNMQNLNPILESNRIEVSNLVLLLIDRSENSCEEDESCQNHMSFQNDIEENKTVTESVHPVLENSKQEESERGRKRTIFLRIWFGLRKRELTKIGLGSVAAAFSGISKPVFGYYIITIGVAYYHNDARRKVGLYSLLFFVIGLLSLFSHTLQHYFFGIVGEKAMANLRRALFSGVLNNEVAWFEKPENSVGSLTSRVISDTTMVKTIIADRMSVIVQCISSILIATIVSMYVNWRMGLVAWAVMPCHFIGGLIQAKSAKGFSGDLASSYSELVALAVESSTNIRTVASFCYEENILSKAKMSLENPIKKSRKQSIKYGLIQGFSLCLWNIAHAVALWYTTVLIDRRQAKFEDGIRSYQIFSLTVPSITELWTLIPTVISAISVLTPAYQTLDRKTEINPNTPEPSNRDLIKGQIEFQHVKFNYPLRPEVTVLNNFSLEIEAGSKVALVGPSGAGKSSILALLLRFYDSIEGNILIDGKEIKEYNLRWLRTQIGLVQQEPLLFSSSIRSNICYGTNEATETEIVEASRQANIHEFVSTLPNGYDTVVGEKGCQLSGGQKQRVAIARTLLKRPSIMLLDEATSALDAESEKSIVNALESMNLNGDRMSCITQITVAHRLSTIKNSDTIVVMDKGEIVEMGSHSSLLESKGLYSRLSRLQSFSGH